In Quercus robur chromosome 11, dhQueRobu3.1, whole genome shotgun sequence, the following proteins share a genomic window:
- the LOC126705277 gene encoding probable carboxylesterase 9 gives MLTDHLDIDPYDHFGIGRNPDGTITRYLNFPRIKASPVASHGEPVVSKDLTLNPKNKTRVRIFIPTSKLCCSKDDDTRIPIIIFFAGNGWTLSNWDSTLVHSQCSMLTDQVHAIVVNVEYRLAPENRLPVQYEDAMNAVLWVREQALDPNGELWIRENGDISRCYLHGCSNGGNMVFFTALEATRTELEPLRIAGNIMNQPLFGGIERTNSETQSLEDPVLPLCVQDMFWELALPEGEDRDIWCCNPLVDGPHTSAISKLGRCLVLGFTGDPIMDRLQEFVAMLVTHRVPIEAKFDHTGFHGIDMIDPTRANALVEMTKEFINKP, from the coding sequence ATGTTGACAGATCATTTGGATATAGACCCATATGACCACTTCGGAATTGGTCGCAACCCTGATGGCACCATCACTCGATATTTGAACTTCCCCAGGATCAAGGCAAGCCCTGTGGCCTCTCATGGTGAGCCTGTGGTTTCCAAAGATCTCACTCTCaatcccaaaaacaaaacccgAGTTCGAATCTTCATACCAACGTCCAAACTGTGTTGTTCAAAGGATGATGATACAAGGATTCCCATCATAATTTTCTTCGCGGGTAATGGATGGACCTTATCCAACTGGGACTCTACCCTTGTCCATTCACAATGCTCGATGCTCACAGACCAAGTTCATGCCATTGTTGTCAATGTTGAATATCGCCTTGCCCCAGAGAATAGGCTGCCGGTTCAATATGAGGACGCAATGAATGCGGTTCTCTGGGTTAGAGAACAAGCTTTGGATCCAAATGGTGAGCTATGGATTAGAGAAAACGGAGATATTTCGAGGTGTTATCTGCATGGATGTAGCAATGGTGGCAACATGGTATTTTTCACTGCATTAGAAGCAACGAGAACGGAGTTGGAGCCGTTGAGGATTGCTGGGAATATAATGAACCAACCCTTATTTGGTGGGATCGAAAGGACTAACTCAGAGACACAAAGCCTTGAGGACCCTGTGTTGCCCTTGTGTGTACAAGATATGTTCTGGGAGCTAGCGCTGCCAGAAGGTGAAGATAGGGACATTTGGTGTTGTAATCCATTGGTGGATGGTCCACATACAAGCGCCATTAGCAAGCTTGGTAGGTGCCTTGTGCTTGGGTTCACTGGGGACCCCATCATGGATCGGCTACAGGAGTTTGTAGCTATGTTGGTGACTCATCGTGTCCCGATCGAAGCGAAGTTTGACCATACCGGGTTCCATGGCATCGACATGATAGATCCAACGAGGGCAAATGCTCTTGTGGAAATGACTAAAGAATTCATAAACAAACCGTGA
- the LOC126705278 gene encoding probable carboxylesterase 9 produces the protein MSLAESDIDPYEHFRIGRNPDGTITRYMNLPRIKASLVASHGNPVVSKDLTLNPKNETRVRIYMPTSKLCSSNVDTRIPIIIFFAGSGWISTNWDTVLVHSQCSALTQEVHAIVVNVDYRIAPENRLPVQYEDAMDAVLWVRAQALDTNGEQWIREYGDISRCYLHGSSNGGNMLFFTALEATRMELEPLRIAGNIMNQPLFGGMERTNSEMQSIDDPSFPLCVQDMFWELSLPEGVDRDIWYCNPMVEGPYTSAISKLGRCLVIGFCGDALIDRHQEFVTMLVKHQVQIEAQFSNIGFHAIELIDRDTANELVEIAKGFINKA, from the coding sequence ATGTCGTTGGCAGAGTCTGATATAGACCCATATGAACATTTCAGAATTGGTCGCAACCCTGATGGCACTATCACTCGATACATGAACCTCCCAAGGATCAAGGCAAGCCTTGTAGCCTCTCATGGTAACCCTGTGGTCTCCAAAGATCTCACTCTCAATCCAAAAAACGAAACCCGAGTTCGAATCTACATGCCTACGTCCAAACTGTGTTCATCAAATGTTGATACAAGAATTCCCATCATAATTTTCTTTGCGGGTTCTGGATGGATCTCAACTAACTGGGACACTGTCCTCGTCCATTCACAATGCTCAGCGCTCACACAAGAAGTTCATGCCATTGTTGTCAATGTTGACTATCGCATCGCCCCAGAGAATAGGCTGCCGGTTCAATATGAGGACGCAATGGATGCGGTTCTCTGGGTTAGAGCACAAGCTTTGGATACAAATGGTGAGCAATGGATTAGAGAATACGGAGATATTTCGAGGTGTTATCTACATGGAAGTAGCAATGGTGGTAACATGTTATTTTTCACTGCGTTAGAAGCAACGAGGATGGAGTTGGAGCCGTTGAGAATTGCTGGGAATATAATGAACCAACCCTTGTTTGGCGGGATGGAAAGGACTAACTCAGAGATGCAAAGCATTGATGACCCGTCGTTCCCCTTGTGTGTACAAGATATGTTCTGGGAGCTCTCTTTGCCAGAAGGTGTAGATAGGGACATTTGGTattgtaatccaatggtggaggGTCCTTACACAAGCGCCATTAGCAAGCTTGGTAGGTGCCTTGTGATTGGGTTCTGCGGGGACGCCCTCATCGATCGGCACCAGGAGTTTGTAACCATGTTGGTGAAGCATCAAGTCCAGATCGAAGCACAGTTTAGCAACATTGGTTTCCATGCCATCGAGCTTATAGACAGGGATACTGCAAATGAACTTGTGGAAATAGCTAAAGGCTTCATAAACAAAGCATGA